One Cucurbita pepo subsp. pepo cultivar mu-cu-16 chromosome LG20, ASM280686v2, whole genome shotgun sequence genomic window carries:
- the LOC111782469 gene encoding uncharacterized protein LOC111782469: MANWNGALRKSYGFSEDLEEEDVWKSVEGKEDSSSFVTRKSTDYRLPTAPKMIPKSIATRTHETQMRTSRSSAPVDIPDWAKIYGKMGSSDGELSGQKPDDRDQEDFAGEEDDMVPPHEWIAQKLARSRISSFSVCEGVGRTLKGRDLSKVRNAILTKTGFLE, translated from the coding sequence ATGGCGAATTGGAACGGCGCTCTGAGAAAAAGCTATGGCTTCAGtgaagatttggaagaagaagatgtgTGGAAATCTGTTGAAGGTAAAGAAGATTCTTCGAGTTTTGTAACGAGAAAGTCTACTGATTATCGTCTTCCAACTGCACCCAAAATGATCCCGAAATCCATTGCAACAAGAACACACGAAACCCAGATGAGGACTAGTCGATCCTCTGCTCCGGTGGACATTCCCGATTGGGCTAAAATTTACGGCAAGATGGGCTCGTCGGACGGCGAGCTTTCAGGCCAGAAACCTGACGACAGAGATCAAGAAGACTTCGCCGGTGAAGAAGACGACATGGTGCCTCCTCATGAATGGATTGCTCAGAAACTGGCGAGAAGCCGAATTTCGTCTTTCTCTGTTTGTGAAGGGGTTGGTAGAACTCTCAAAGGAAGGGATTTAAGCAAAGTGCGAAACGCCATTTTAACAAAGACTGGTTTCTTAGAGTGA